From a single Epinephelus fuscoguttatus linkage group LG18, E.fuscoguttatus.final_Chr_v1 genomic region:
- the zer1 gene encoding protein zer-1 homolog, with amino-acid sequence MAAKAGDNPDSLMTLATIFCLRNLRKTMCYQGFRNKLCLRSDIFLPSEICDKLVNTYMELVHTDSNFEPEESFFQLFSDPRSTRLTRVQLREDFIGDRDLEAIKKQDLIELHLTYCNSLTSRSLKTLTCFRETLVSLCLFGCSHIFHRKRGAPLACNEDTEDEEEETPASRQALETDFNFQGFNRLRLLNLGGLPDGLDAETLLKPLKSLTSLDLSNVQLLGTTFLTQWKHRLASLVLYNVDLSEELVNTVVEIVNLRHLDISRESRRTSKSKMTRKILTAIVQRLVNLVSLDISGHIMQDNCTVPHFEEAMGRPSIEPCKSSIYPFQELKRPLQFLGLYDTTLCNVTHIPAYKVTGSKNEDQVLNAIEAYTEFRPELAHRAINQLFDIARIQHCSQLLRALQLVIAALKCHKYEKSVQVTGSAALFYLTNTEYRSDQSVRLRREVIQVVLNGMEQYQEVTVQRNCCLTLCNFSIPEELEFQYSRVNQLLLKILEPARQDESIQRIAVHLCNALVCQVDNHHKEAVGKMGFVKTMLNLIQKKLQDRMCDQVMEFSWSALWNITDETPDNCQMFLNCRGMSLFLECLQEFPDKQELHRNMLGLLGNVAEVKALRPQLLTPQFITVFSNLLDSKADGIEVSYNACGVLSHIMFDGPEVWSMEEPRRDAVMDKMWDAIQSWDVSSHRNINYRSFEPILRLLPQSISPVSQHWATWALYNLVTVYPSKYCPLLIKEGGLSLLEKVLELESSQPETKDMASKVMEQCENFKEDPMETNHGPEVNYGQRG; translated from the exons ATGGCAGCCAAAGCAGGAGACAACCCAGACAGCCTCATGACTCTGGCAACGATCTTCTGCCTGAGGAACCTTAGGAAGACCATGTGCTACCAGGGATTCAGGAACAAGCTCTGTCTGCGCTCGGACATCTTCCTCCCCAGCGAAATCTGCGACAAGCTGGTCAACAC aTACATGGAGTTGGTCCACACAGACAGTAACTTTGAACCAGAGGAGAGCTTCTTCCAACTATTCTCAGACCCTCGCAGCACCAGACTGACCAGAGTACAGCTTAGAGAGGACTTCATAGGTGACAGAGATCTGGAGGCCATAAAAAAACAG GACCTGATTGAGCTCCACCTCACTTACTGCAACAGTCTGACATCCCGGAGCTTGAAAACACTGACCTGCTTCCGTGAGACcttggtgtctctttgtctcttcgGCTGCAGCCACATCTTCCACAGGAAGCGTGGCGCTCCTCTCGCCTGCAATGAAGACAccgaggacgaggaggaggagacccCAGCTTCTAGGCAAGCATTAGAGACAGATTTTAACTTTCAGGGGTTCAACCGCCTCAGGTTGCTCAACTTAGGTGGCCTGCCTGACGGGTTGGATGCTGAGACCCTGCTCAAACCCCTGAAGTCACTCACCTCACTAGATCTGTCTAACGTACAATTGCTGGGAACAACTTTTCTCACGCAGTGGAAACACAGACTGGCATCTCTTGTTCTCTACAATGTGGACCTGTCAGAGGAGTTGGTCAATACAGTGGTGGAGATCGTTAATCTCAG GCATCTTGACATCTCGCGGGAGAGCAGACGGACCTCTAAATCTAAGATGACTAGGAAAATCCTGACGGCCATCGTACAGCGTCTGGTCAACCTGGTGTCGCTGGACATCTCAGGCCACATTATGCAAGACAACTGCACAGTTCCACACTTTGAAGAAGCCATGGGACGGCCAAG cATTGAGCCATGCAAGAGCAGCATCTATCCTTTCCAGGAGTTGAAGAGGCCCCTGCAGTTCCTGGGCTTGTATGACACCACCCTCTGTAATGTGACACACATCCCTGCTTATAAG GTGACGGGATCAAAGAACGAAGACCAGGTCCTGAATGCCATTGAGGCTTACACAGAGTTCCGCCCTGAGTTGGCCCACAGAGCCATCAATCAGCTGTTTGACATCGCAAGGATACAACACTGCAGCCAATTGCTGCGAGCTTTGCAA CTTGTGATTGCAGCATTGAAGTGCCATAAATATGAAAAGAGCGTCCAGGTGACGGGCAGTGCCGCTCTCTTCTACCTGACCAACACAGAGTACCGCAGTGACCAGAGTGTGCGGTTGCGCAGAGAGGTCATTCAGGTGGTGCTAAATGGAATGGAGCAGTACCAGGAGGTCACT GTCCAGAGGAACTGCTGCTTGACTCTGTGTAACTTCAGTATTCCAGAGGAGCTGGAGTTCCAGTACAGTCGGGTCaaccagctgctgctgaaaatCCTGGAACCAGCCAGGCAGGATGAGTCCATCCAGAGAATTGCTGTGCACCTCTGCAATGCTTTGGTCTGTCAGGTGGACAACCATCACAAGGAAGCAGTGGGAAAGATGGGATTTGTCAAG ACAATGTTGAATTTAAtacagaagaagctgcaggACAGAATG TGTGACCAGGTGATGGAGTTTTCCTGGAGCGCTCTGTGGAACATTACTGATGAGACGCCCGACAATTGTCAGATGTTCCTCAACTGTCGGGGCATGAGTCTGTTTCTGGAGTGTCTACAG GAGTTTCCAGACAAGCAGGAGCTTCACCGCAACATGTTGGGACTTTTGGGAAATGTTGCTGAGGTCAAAGCACTGAGGCCACAGCTGCTCACCCCACAGTTCATCACTGTATTCAG TAACCTGCTGGACAGTAAGGCAGATGGGATCGAGGTGTCGTACAATGCATGTGGCGTGCTCTCACACATCATGTTTGATGGGCCGGAGGTTTGGTCGATGGAAGAGCCGCGAAGAGACGCGGTGATGGACAAGATGTGGGATGCTATCCAGAGCTGGGACGTCAGCTCACACCGCAACATTAACTACAG GTCATTTGAGCCCATCCTGCGCCTGCTGCCACAGAGCATCTCCCCTGTCAGTCAGCACTGGGCCACATGGGCTCTCTACAACCTGGTGACAGTTTACC CAAGCAAGTATTGTCCCCTGCTGATAAAGGAAGGAGGGCTAAGTCTTTTAGAGAAAGTTCTGGAACTGGAAAGTTCACAGCCAGAAACCAAGGACATGGCCAG caAAGTAATGGAGCAGTGTGAAAACTTCAAAGAAGACCCCATGGAAACAAATCATGGACCGGAGGTAAACTATGGACAGAGAGGTTGA